In Pseudomonas sp. HR96, the DNA window GCGTGCCGTTCCACAAGTTCTGGACGGGCCTCGCGCTGTTGATCGTCATCCCGGCACTCAGCGCACTGATCTTCGGCGCCCCGGTGCATTGGGAATTCGCCGAACTCAAGGGCTTCAACTTCGTCGGCGGCTGGGTGTTGATCCCTGAACTGCTGGCCTTGACCCTGGCGCTGACCATCTACACCGCGGCGTTCATCGCCGAGATCGTGCGCTCGGGTATCAAGTCGGTCAGCCACGGCCAGACCGAAGCTGCGCGCTCGCTGGGCCTGCGCAACGGCCCGACGCTGCGCAAGGTGATCATCCCGCAGGCCCTTCGCGTGATCATCCCGCCGCTGACCAGCCAGTACCTCAACCTGGCGAAGAACTCCTCGCTGGCGGCCGGTATCGGCTACCCGGAAATGGTTTCGCTGTTCGCCGGTACCGTGCTCAACCAGACGGGCCAGGCGATCGAGGTGATTGCCATCACCATGAGCGTGTACCTGGTGATCAGCATCAGCATCTCGCTGCTGATGAACTGGTACAACAAGCGCATTGCGCTGATCGAACGGTAGGAACCGCGCATGAGCACTCATACTTTCAAACCCGACATGCCGCCACCGGCCAAGGTGTTCGGCCCCATGGCGTGGATTCGGCAGAACCTGTTCTCCAATTGGTGGAACACCCTGCTGACCCTGTTCGCGTTCTACCTGCTGTACCTGATCCTGCCGCCGTTGCTGAGCTGGGCGTTCTTCGACGCCAACTGGGTCGGCACCACCCGCCAGGACTGCACCAAGGCTGGCGCCTGCTGGGTGTTCATCGAGCAGCGCTTCGGCCAGTTCATGTACGGCTACTACCCGCCGGAACTGCGCTGGCGGGTCAACCTGACGGTGGTTCTGGCCATCGTCGGCGCCGCGCCGCTGTTCTTCAAGGCCATGCCGAAGAAGGGTATCTATGGCATCTGCTACCTGATCGCCTTCCCGGTCATCGCCTTCTTCCTGCTGCATGGCGGCCTGGGCCTGGAGCCCGTTGCCACCAGCCAGTGGGGCGGGCTGATGCTGACTCTGGTGATCGCTACGGTGGGTATCGCCGGCGCCTTGCCGCTGGGCATCCTGCTGGCGCTGGGCAGGCGCTCGAAGATGCCAGCGGTGCGCGTGGTCTGCGTGACCTTCATCGAGTTCTGGCGCGGCGTGCCCTTGATCACCGTGCTGTTCATGTCGTCGGTGATGCTGCCGTTGTTCCTGCCTGAAGGCATGAACTTCGACAAGCTGCTGCGCGCGCTGATCGGCGTCATCCTGTTCCAGTCGGCCTACGTGGCCGAGGTGGTGCGCGGCGGCATGCAGGCCATTCCCAAGGGGCAGTACGAAGCCGCTGCTGCCATGGCCCTGGGCTACTGGCGCAGCATGGGCCTGGTGATTCTGCCGCAAGCCTTGAAGCTGGTGATCCCGGGTATCGTCAACACCCTGATCGCGCTGTTCAAGGACACCAGCCTGGTGATCATCATCGGTCTGTTCGACCTGCTCAACAGCGTCAAGCAAGCGTCCGCCGACCCCAAGTGGCTCGGTATGGCAACCGAGGGCTACGTATTCGCCGCCCTGGTTTTCTGGATTTTCTGTTTCGGTATGTCCCGCTACTCCCAGTATCTGGAGCGCAAGCTGGACACAGGCCACAAGCGTTAGGAGTTTTGCCATGAGTGAACCGATCAAGCAGCCTGTGGGCGCCCCCGGCATTATCCAGATGCAAGGCGTGAACAAGTGGTACGGCCAGTTCCACGTGCTCAAGGACATCAACCTGAACGTCCAGCAGGGCGAGCGTATCGTCTTGTGCGGCCCTTCGGGTTCGGGCAAGTCGACCACCATCCGCTGCCTCAACCGCCTCGAGGAACACCAGGCCGGCACCATCATCGTCGACGGCGTCGAGCTGACCAACGACCTCAAGCAGATCGAGACCGTGCGCCGTGAAGTCGGCATGGTGTTCCAGCACTTCAACCTCTTTCCGCACCTGACGATCCTGCAGAACTGCACCCTGGCGCCGATGTGGGTGCGCAAGATGCCGAAGAAGGAAGCCGAAGAGATCGCCATGCACTACCTCAAGCGCGTGCGCATTCCTGAGCAGGCCCACAAGTTCCCGGGCCAGCTGTCCGGCGGCCAGCAACAGCGTGTGGCGATCGCCCGCGCCCTGTGCATGAAGCCCAAGATCATGCTGTTCGACGAACCGACCTCGGCGCTCGACCCGGAAATGGTCAAGGAAGTACTCGACACCATGATCGGCCTGGCCGAAGACGGCATGACCATGCTCTGCGTGACCCATGAGATGGGCTTCGCTCGCACCGTGGCCAACCGGGTGATCTTCATGGACAAAGGCGAAATCGTCGAACAGGCTGCGCCGAACGACTTCTTCGACAACCCGCAGAGCGATCGCACACGGATGTTCCTCAGCCAGATCCTGCATTGATCTGGGGGAGGTGAAAAAAGCCCGGGCTGATGCCCGGGTTTTTTTTGGGGGCAGTGCGCCTGTCTCGATGGTCAATATGGCCACCACCGGCCGCCCGCGCGGCCTATCGCGGGCTTCGCGCGCTCCTACGTTCGTTTCGAGCGTATGCATCCAGCGGCCATCACCTATGACCGCCTTGGTGGCTTGGCGGTATGACGTCGAACATCAAAAGCGCTCATAGGCGATTCCACTGGATGCATGCAAATC includes these proteins:
- a CDS encoding amino acid ABC transporter permease; the encoded protein is MSTHTFKPDMPPPAKVFGPMAWIRQNLFSNWWNTLLTLFAFYLLYLILPPLLSWAFFDANWVGTTRQDCTKAGACWVFIEQRFGQFMYGYYPPELRWRVNLTVVLAIVGAAPLFFKAMPKKGIYGICYLIAFPVIAFFLLHGGLGLEPVATSQWGGLMLTLVIATVGIAGALPLGILLALGRRSKMPAVRVVCVTFIEFWRGVPLITVLFMSSVMLPLFLPEGMNFDKLLRALIGVILFQSAYVAEVVRGGMQAIPKGQYEAAAAMALGYWRSMGLVILPQALKLVIPGIVNTLIALFKDTSLVIIIGLFDLLNSVKQASADPKWLGMATEGYVFAALVFWIFCFGMSRYSQYLERKLDTGHKR
- a CDS encoding amino acid ABC transporter ATP-binding protein; the encoded protein is MSEPIKQPVGAPGIIQMQGVNKWYGQFHVLKDINLNVQQGERIVLCGPSGSGKSTTIRCLNRLEEHQAGTIIVDGVELTNDLKQIETVRREVGMVFQHFNLFPHLTILQNCTLAPMWVRKMPKKEAEEIAMHYLKRVRIPEQAHKFPGQLSGGQQQRVAIARALCMKPKIMLFDEPTSALDPEMVKEVLDTMIGLAEDGMTMLCVTHEMGFARTVANRVIFMDKGEIVEQAAPNDFFDNPQSDRTRMFLSQILH